ttttttttttttaattttttttttaattttttaatttttttattttttcattttggcACCAAATTGAAgtacctttttttatttttttaattgttgtgtTTTCATAAATAGGGTGGTGTTCaagaataattaattatttatttttttttaaaaaagtgtTGCTAtgaataattaattcattttttttttttttttttttttcaatttcaataataactaaaaaaaaatataaaataataataataaaaatgtatcATATTATTTCGTCAaacataaataatattaataataaatcaaataaaccgaatgataataaaaatgataaaactaaatttaattcaaagatCTTAGTGATTGTATTGATTGGTATAATATTCCATGCAGTATTCACATTAAGTATTTTTGATATCTATTTCAGATCACCATTAGTACATGGGATGACACCACATCCTATTAATTTACCAGCTCCAGCAAAAAGattagttttatttgttggtaaatatttaatattactattccACACCAACccctttaaatttttaaaattaaataaataatcattttgcaataaaatactaataatattttcattttttttggaaaaaaaaaaaaaaaaaaaaaaaaaataaaaatattggatTCCGATTTACATTTATGTATcgttttggaaaaaaaaaaaaaaaaaaaaaaaagctgaTGGATTAAGAGCagataaattttttgaaattgatgaaaatacAGGTAAATCTAGATCACCATTTTTAAGaaatataattgaaaataaaggaACATGGGGTATTTCACATACAAGAGTACCAACAGAGACAAGACCAGGACATGTTGCATTGATAGCAGGTTTCTATGAAGATGTTAGTGCGGTTACAAAGGGATGGAAAGCGAATCCCGTAGAATTTGATCATCTTTTCAATGAAACTACCTATTCATTTGGTTATGGTAGTCCAGATGTTTTACCAATGTTTTCAGAAGGTGTACCACATATGCAATCAGAATCCTATCCAGAGGAAGCAGAGGATTTCGCATCAGATGCATCAAAATTGGACACTTGGGTATTTGATAAAGTTCAACAATTACTATTAAATGCCTCAACCAATGATCAAGAATTGAACAGAAAGTTACGTTCAGATAAAGTATCAATATTCTTACATTTATTAGGTTTGGATACAAATGGTCATGCATATAGACCAAATTCAAAGgaatattttgataatattgcTTTGGTAGATAGAGGCATTGAAAAGATAGTAAAGTTAATCGAAGATTTCTATGGTAATGATGGTAAGACAGCATTTGTTTTCACTGCAGATCATGGTATGAGCAATAGAGGTTCACATGGTGATGGTGAACGTGCAAACACAGAGACACCATTAGTCGTATGGGGTAGTGGTGTGAGAGGTCCGTTATCATCAGATCTTCAAATGGAGAGAATTGCATCACTTCGTGGCAAAGCAAAGGAGATGTTACCAGTTAATGTAGAAACACCAACCAATTGGAAACTATCATCATTGTTCCGATCAGATGTATCACAGGCCGATATTGCACCATTGATGACCTCATTGTTGGGTGTGCCAAGTCCATTGAATTCAGTGGGTGTATTACCCACCGAAATCTTATCCGAAGATACACCACAATATACAACTGCTGCATTACGTGCAAATACCTTACAAATTTGGGAGATGtacaaaattaaatcttcCTCTAAACAGCAAAGTACCCTCATATTCTTTTCACCATTCACAAAGTTAAGCGATGCCGATAGAATGTTTGAAAGAATTGAGCAACATATTAGCCTCTCACAATGGGAAGATGCACAAATCCTATGCCATCAAATGATCGATCTCTGTTTAATgggtttaaattatttccaaACCTATGACCGTCCCTTTCTTATGACCGTAATTACAATGGGTTATTTTGGTTGGATCATTACACTCTCACTTTATgtattaaacaattatacCTCAATTGGCATAGAGAATTGTAATCAACAGAAATTAAGCACACAAATGAAAAGATTCaaaactttatcaaattatttaatctttATCGAAAGTATTGCATTGGTTGGATTCTTATTGGCAACTGATGCTCCATTACTCTATTATCTCTATTGTGTGTTTTTAGTATTGTTTTGGGCGAAAACCATTCCATCGAATATTGTACCattatatattttcatttgcgATTCTTTCTCACAAGTCTCTTCAACTCGTGGTCATTTCatcaatacaaataatagcGCAAACCTTTCAATCATAAAGAATTTCATCATATTATCAGTCTCTGCCATCTCTGTTATGGAGTTATTGGTTGTCTCTTATTTCCATCGTGGTGTACTCTCTTTGTTATATCAAATTTTAGGTGTAGTATCTGTGTTTTTCTTTTACAATCGTTCTGGTGCTGGTAAAACTTcaactttattaaaatcacttTGGCTCATATCTTGCCTTTTAATGTCAATTTTCCCATCATTACCAATCGATTATGGTAGTGATACAAAATTGGTTTGTTTTGGtggtattttaatttcaattttaggTGTTTTAAcaagtttatttaaatttagaaataattcaaaacaacaacaacaatcatcatcatcatctcaACAAAAACTacaaaaatcaaagaaaaatcaaattataaattcaattttaatcatatcaattttattatcaagttTCATAGTTTATACTACAGATTCATCATTAGAGAAAAAGATTGGTTTACCATTCATTAATCAACTCTTAAGTTGGATCTTATTGGTATCAGGTGTTCTCATTTTAGCAATCTATAGAGGTAAAGGATTTTATGACCATTGGACTTTCTTATGTCTTAGTCTTTCAATTCCATTCCTTTTATTATCAATCTCTTATGAAGTACtcttttttggaaatttaattttaaatttaacacTTTGGAtgtattttgaattaaaggTTGATAATGATCATACAATTCCAAAATTAGTTTCAATAACTCCAAATTCTGAACCTTCAACTTCTCTTTCTTTCTCAAAATCTgcttcaaaatcaaatttaatgaatattACTCAACATGATATCAGAAGAGCTATATTTtatgtatgtatttttttaaataatgaaaagaaaaaaagtaaaacaaaatattaacttttttttttttttttttttttttttttttttttttttttttttttaaaaaaaatagattttctTTTGCTATGTAGGATTTTTTGGAGTTGGTAATATCGCAAGTATAAGtagttttgaaatttcatcaaCTTATAGATTTACAACCATTTTTAGACCATTTTTAATGGGtgcattattattggtaaagATTTTCAttccattattattggtagCAATTTCATTCTCTTTGTTGAATAACAATTTGAATGTTCCAAGACCTGGTAGTTTCTTAATTGTAATTGCCTTAACCGATATAATGAgtatcaatttctttttcttggtTAAAGATACTGGTAGTTGGTTAGAAATTGGTGTTAGTATTAGCCATTATGCAATTTCAAACGCTTTTATTATacttcaattattattattcgcCGTTTCCGCTTTATTAGTACCAACaacattaaaatatattaataataatagtaataataataacaatacaataaaatcaaaataaatttaaaacaattaaaataaaatatatattaaaaaaaaaaaaaataataataataataataacaataaaattataataatactaatagataatttttaaaatttttattgtttaaattaaaatatttattatttattatttgttttcttttaattttttagaaattactTCACTCCATTGTTGaactttaatatttttagataaaagttcttctaaaatttcagaagaattaatattacaagGTAAACCTTTAGTCATTGCATCAGTTTTAATGGCAAGATTCATATAATAGAATGCAAACTTTTTGACAGATAtaatatcatcttcatccaatggtggaggtggtgttgttggttgtTGAGCTGGTGaagttgtggtggttgtagtGGTTGTAATTTTACTACTACTTGGTTTTTTACCAAATACAAATTTATGTGATGCTTGAGAGgaggatgaagaagatgaagatgatgatgacgaagatgatgatttttgtaattttgtTAATTCATCttgtaattttgatttttctttttc
This region of Dictyostelium discoideum AX4 chromosome 3 chromosome, whole genome shotgun sequence genomic DNA includes:
- the pigN gene encoding phosphatidylinositol glycan, class N; amino-acid sequence: MYHIISSNINNINNKSNKPNDNKNDKTKFNSKILVIVLIGIIFHAVFTLSIFDIYFRSPLVHGMTPHPINLPAPAKRLVLFVADGLRADKFFEIDENTGKSRSPFLRNIIENKGTWGISHTRVPTETRPGHVALIAGFYEDVSAVTKGWKANPVEFDHLFNETTYSFGYGSPDVLPMFSEGVPHMQSESYPEEAEDFASDASKLDTWVFDKVQQLLLNASTNDQELNRKLRSDKVSIFLHLLGLDTNGHAYRPNSKEYFDNIALVDRGIEKIVKLIEDFYGNDGKTAFVFTADHGMSNRGSHGDGERANTETPLVVWGSGVRGPLSSDLQMERIASLRGKAKEMLPVNVETPTNWKLSSLFRSDVSQADIAPLMTSLLGVPSPLNSVGVLPTEILSEDTPQYTTAALRANTLQIWEMYKIKSSSKQQSTLIFFSPFTKLSDADRMFERIEQHISLSQWEDAQILCHQMIDLCLMGLNYFQTYDRPFLMTVITMGYFGWIITLSLYVLNNYTSIGIENCNQQKLSTQMKRFKTLSNYLIFIESIALVGFLLATDAPLLYYLYCVFLVLFWAKTIPSNIVPLYIFICDSFSQVSSTRGHFINTNNSANLSIIKNFIILSVSAISVMELLVVSYFHRGVLSLLYQILGVVSVFFFYNRSGAGKTSTLLKSLWLISCLLMSIFPSLPIDYGSDTKLVCFGGILISILGVLTSLFKFRNNSKQQQQSSSSSQQKLQKSKKNQIINSILIISILLSSFIVYTTDSSLEKKIGLPFINQLLSWILLVSGVLILAIYRGKGFYDHWTFLCLSLSIPFLLLSISYEVLFFGNLILNLTLWMYFELKVDNDHTIPKLVSITPNSEPSTSLSFSKSASKSNLMNITQHDIRRAIFYIFFCYVGFFGVGNIASISSFEISSTYRFTTIFRPFLMGALLLVKIFIPLLLVAISFSLLNNNLNVPRPGSFLIVIALTDIMSINFFFLVKDTGSWLEIGVSISHYAISNAFIILQLLLFAVSALLVPTTLKYINNNSNNNNNTIKSK